From a single Girardinichthys multiradiatus isolate DD_20200921_A chromosome 17, DD_fGirMul_XY1, whole genome shotgun sequence genomic region:
- the ifrd1 gene encoding interferon-related developmental regulator 1: protein MPRNKKKNSKGGQQRAVQPFSDEDASIETLSHCSSFSDVTSVADEGGEASEDTAQEDFQYKLKGFIDSTVDKSAKTRQGALDGLKTAMATRILYEFISERRMTITDSIERCLKKGKGEEQRAAASLACLLCIQLGSGIESEEVFKTLKPIFKTILADGSANIQARQAVATSLGLCTLVAEDDILDVQATMECFENLFTRSYARADGTCPSINPQTSQLHVNALLSWALLLTICSASQLKDILKKHLPRLQQLLESDDVNMRIAAGETIALLFELARDIDSEFEFDEWDELCNKLNALATDCNKHRAKTDKRKQRSVFRDVLKAVEEGDFQSETIRFGTERMTIDSWVRKRTYDAFREFVGSGMNYHLQANEFIRDVFELGPPILVDSATMKAMKISRFERHLHNSAAFKARTKARSKFRDKRVDVGEF from the exons ATGCCaaggaacaagaagaagaacagcaAGG gggGCCAGCAAAGAGCTGTGCAGCCTTTCAGTGATGAGGATGCCTCCATCGAGACCCTCAGTCATTGCAGCAGCTTCAGTGACGTCACAAGTGTAGCAGATGAAG GTGGAGAGGCGAGTGAGGACACTGCCCAGGAGGACTTCCAGTATAAGCTGAAGGGGTTTATAGACAGCACTGTGGATAAGAG TGCTAAGACAAGACAGGGGGCTCTGGACGGCCTCAAGACGGCGATGGCCACTCGGATCCTGTACGAGTTCATCTCAGAGCGAAGGATGACCATCACAGACAGCATTGAGCGTTGCCTCAAGAAAG GTAAAGGCGAGGAGCAGAGGGCGGCAGCGTCCTTGGCGTGCTTGCTGTGTATTCAGCTAGGCTCGGGAATTGAGAGCGAGGAGGTGTTCAAGACCCTAAAGCCCATCTTCAAAACTATCTTGGCAGATGGATCAGCTAACATACAAGCGAGACAAGCT GTGGCGACAAGTCTGGGGCTCTGTACGCTTGTTGCAGAGGATGACATTTTG GACGTGCAGGCAACGATGGAGTGCTTCGAGAACCTATTCACCCGGTCGTACGCGAGGGCAGACGGAACTTGTCCTTCGATCAATCCACAGACGAGTCAGCTCCACGTCAACGCACTGCTCTCCTGGGCCCTGCTGCTCACCATCTGCTCAGCCAGCCAGCTCAAAGACATCTTAAAAAA GCACCTGCCCAGactgcagcagctgctggaGAGCGATGATGTCAACATGAGAATCGCTGCAGGGGAGACTATTGCTTTGCTCTTTGAGCTGGCGAGGGACATTGATTCG GAATTTGAGTTTGACGAGTGGGATGAACTGTGTAATAAGCTGAATGCGTTAGCTACCGACTGCAACAAGCACAGAGCCAAAACTGACAAGAGGAAGCAGAGGTCTGTGTTTAGGGATGTACTAAAAGCTGTTGAG GAGGGGGACTTCCAATCTGAGACGATTCGCTTTGGAACCGAACGTATGACCATTGACAGCTGGGTCAGAAAGAGGACCTATGATGCTTTCAGAGAGTTTGTGGGCTCTGGGATGAACTACCACCTACAA GCAAATGAGTTCATCAGGGATGTGTTTGAACTGGGACCACCCATTTTGGTTGATTCAGCCACAATGAAGGCCATGAAAATTTCTCGCTTTGAAAGG CATCTCCACAACTCTGCAGCATTCAAGGCTCGGACCAAGGCCAGAAGCAAGTTCAGAGACAAGAGGGTGGATGTGGGagaattttaa